One region of Malania oleifera isolate guangnan ecotype guangnan chromosome 6, ASM2987363v1, whole genome shotgun sequence genomic DNA includes:
- the LOC131158570 gene encoding mitogen-activated protein kinase kinase kinase 20-like, giving the protein MKRNRGDAAEEFDYGDGVSWVRGPLIGKGSHGCVFLANPRKKMKKGGCFPSVMAVKSSEVSLSATLQKEKETLCNLQGCSSVLQCFGDEETYSEDGQQMIYNLLLEYAPGGTLGALIKKHTAVAALIPQSDVRAYARALLRGLRHIHARGYVHCDLKPDNILLFLPNSGSAVAKFVPKIADFGLAKRTSKQGPCFRGTPLYMSPEAVVRGTQGPPSDVWALGCVVLEMLTGRPPWDGAAFLDREGLLSRIRTPNQLPKVPSTLSKEASDFLKKCFVRKAPFRSTAEKLLTHPFVAELDCKDDEPETNGFEEEEEEEGEEEEEEVIYPVEGLSETVTETDDEYSSFSSDDQSYSSEDFFSSSVSEEVVFPILPGHVWFAEWNGVGKELNENLNGDHD; this is encoded by the exons ATGAAGAGGAATCGGGGAGATGCAGCGGAGGAATTCGATTATGGAGATGGAGTCTCATGGGTGAGAGGCCCTTTGATCGGCAAAGGCAGTCACGGTTGTGTCTTCCTCGCCAATCccaggaagaagatgaagaaaggCGGCTGCTTTCCCTCGGTCATGGCTGTCAAATCCTCCGAGGTTTCTCTCTCTGCTACTCTGCAGAAAGAGAAGGAAACTCTCTGCAATCTACAGGGTTGTTCCAGCGTTTTGCAGTGCTTCGGGGACGAGGAAACCTACAGTGAAGATGGGCAGCAGATGATCTACAATTTGCTTCTGGAGTACGCCCCCGGAGGAACTTTGGGTGCTCTCATCAAGAAGCACACCGCCGTCGCTGCTCTCATTCCCCAATCTGATGTCAGGGCCTACGCTAGGGCTCTTCTTCGCGGCCTTCGTCACATCCACGCTCGCGGCTATGTTCATTGCGATTTGAAGCCAGACAACATTTTGCTTTTCCTTCCCAATTCTGGTTCCGCTGTTGCTAAATTTGTGCCGAAGATTGCAGATTTTGGGCTGGCGAAGCGGACGAGCAAACAGGGTCCTTGCTTCAGAGGGACTCCATTGTATATGTCGCCCGAAGCTGTTGTTCGAGGCACACAGGGGCCTCCTTCTGATGTTTGGGCTCTTGGCTGTGTTGTGCTTGAAATGTTAACTGGGAGGCCACCGTGGGATGGTGCCGCATTTTTAGACCGCGAGGGTCTTCTCTCTAGGATTCGCACTCCAAATCAATTGCCAAAAGTTCCGAGTACCTTATCCAAAGAAGCCAGCGATTTCTTGAAAAAATGTTTTGTGAGGAAGGCTCCGTTCAGATCCACCGCTGAAAAACTTTTGACTCATCCATTCGTCGCTGAATTAGACTGCAAAGATGACGAACCAGAAACTAATGGttttgaggaggaggaggaggaggagggcgaagaggaggaggaagaggtCATATACCCAGTAGAGGGGTTGTCCGAGACAGTGACAGAGACAGATGATGAGTATTCTTCGTTTTCCTCCGATGATCAGAGTTACAGTTCTGAggatttcttctcttcttctgtgTCGGAAGAAGTAGTTTTCCCAATTCTTCCTG gtcatgtttggtttgcagaatggaATGGGGTAGGAAAGGAACTAAATGAAAATCTGAATGGTGATCATGACTAA
- the LOC131158569 gene encoding uncharacterized protein LOC131158569, with the protein MQLQGAPDAIMCRAFATTLKSTARDWYQTLRPGFVGSFQGMEQMFIGHFLSSQRVAKTTGHLMNMVQGDRETLKNFMHWFNTATLEIRNLDMGVALAALTTALQPESFLYSLGKKPLVDMGELMI; encoded by the coding sequence atgcAGCTGCAAGGGGCTCCTGATGCCATCATGTGCCGAGCGTTTGCTACCACCCTTAAGAGTACCGCCAGAGACTGGTATCAAACTCTTCGACCAGGATTTGTTGGTTCCTTCCAAGGGATGGAGCAAATGTTCAtcggccacttccttagtagccaGAGAGTTGCCAAAACAACAGGCCATCTAATGAATATGGTGCAAGGGGACCGGGAGACTTTAAAGAACTTCATGCACTGGTTCAACACAGCGACCCTAGAAATCCGTAACTTAGACATGGGGGTAGCCTTGGCCGCCCTGACAACGGCTCTCCAACCCGAAAGTTTCTTATACTCCCTAGGGAAAAAACCGCTGGTGGACATGGGGGAGTTAATGATCTGA